The Brassica oleracea var. oleracea cultivar TO1000 chromosome C7, BOL, whole genome shotgun sequence sequence NNNNNNNNNNNNNNNNNNNNNNNNNNNNNNNNNNNNNNNNNNNNNNNNNNNNNNNNNNNNNNNNNNNNNNNNNNNNNNNNNNNNNNNNNNNNNNNNNNNNNNNNNNNNNNNNNNNNNNNNNNNNNNNNNNNNNNNNNNNNNNNNNNNNNNNNNNNNNNNNNNNNNNNNNNNNNNNNNNNNNNNNNNNNNNNNNNNNNNNNNNNNNNNNNNNNNNNNNNNNNNNNNNNNNNNNNNNNNNNNNNNNNNNNNNNNNNNNNNNNNNNNNNNNNNNNNNNNNNNNNNNNNNNNNNNNNNNNNNNNNNNNNNNNNNNNNNNNNNNNNNNNNNNNNNNNNNNNNNNNNNNNNNNNNNNNNNNNNNNNNNNNNNNNNNNNNNNNNNNNNNNNNNNNNNNNNNNNNNNNNNNNNNNNNNNNNNNNNNNNNNNNNNNNNNNNNNNNNNNNNNNNNNNNNNNNNNNNNNNNNNNNNNNNNNNNNNNNNNNNNNNNNNGAGCAAACAATAGGCGCGCAGCGACCTCCAGTAGTCGCTCCGAGAGGTCGCTCCAGGCTTCGGGAGCGACCTCAGTGGGTCGCTCTGAGAGGTCGCTCCGTCTTTATTGTGTTGTCGTCACGCGATAGAAATGCGAGCGACCTCGGGGTGTCACTCTGACCAAGTCGCTCTGGGCTTCGGGAGCGACCTGGAGTGGTCGCTCTGATAGGTCGCTCCGGGTCAGTTTTCGGCTTCCACCGGGATGAAATGGCGAGCGACTTCTCCGCATCGCTCTAGTAAGGTTGCTCTGATAAGGCAGGTCAGAGCGACTTGCTGGTGTCGCTCCGGGAAGTCGCTCCCAACGCTCTGCTCGTCCAATGATCATCTTTACACCTCTTTCGAGCTCCAAACACACCCAAATGTCTCCGAGAACTACATGTGGTACTCCAATACCTGATAAAGACTTATGTATGCAAAATGCAACCTAAACATGGCTAAATCCTAGTCTATATGATCAAAATGCACATGGGTGAATGAATAAAACAATGTAAATATGCAAGATATCAATCATGATTTTCTTCTGCAATGTAATATTTGTTTTGTTCTATTGTATTTAGAGAATGTAGAATATAAATATAAATTGACAGTAAGAAACATGTATTATATTTTGTTGTTCTATCATTTTATGGGATCATTAGTTTACATTTATTGATCAATACAAAACAATTACAAGCAATATTATATAAATACTATATTACTGAAAGTGGAGAATTGCCTAGAATGTGTTAAACACCATGTACTAGTAATACAAAAACTATACCATTTGGATAAACAATACAGTATAGTAAATGTAGTTTTAGAATTTGAAAAATGAACAACTCTGGCGACAATGTCATCAACTCCGGTGAAAAATTTACCAGCTCTGCTACTAATCATATCTCCTCCTTTTCCTAGTGATTCTTATCGTTCATGTTTTAAGAAGATGAACAATTCACATTACAATGTAACATTTAGTGTATTTTATTTTATGTAGCGACATATAATAGAAATGTTCTCCACTTTCTAGTTCTCTCCATCAATTTTAGTGATAACTCAACTAACTCTTCTATAAATTATCTTTTTTTCTCTTCTTCCTTTTCCTTTTTCTCATCTTATTCCTTTTCTTTCTTCGCTGACGACTCTACTAAATCTTCGTGCACGTCTTCCTTGGTGTCAACCTTCCAATTGTTCGAATCTATTTTTACGCGGCGAGTAAAATTAACTCCAGTAATTACAGAGGAATTTCTAAAGCAAAACGTTGAAAAATACGAAACTATAAAAATATATGAATATCTTATTTCATATTACATATTGTTCAAATATAGTATAGTATATTTATATATCGCATTTTGCAAACGTTCACGTGCAGAAATGAGAAAATGGTTCCTTTTCATGCTAAATTGTTACATCAAACCTTCTACTTTATTACATAGTTATTTGCTTAATATTTTCTCAATATGGTTATCCTACCAATTCACTCTTGTTTTAAATATTACTCCCTCTGTTTCATAATAGATGAAGTTTTGGTTCTTTGCATACATATTAAGAAATTACATTTTATAAACAAAAAATCTTTGAAATATAATTTAAAACTAATTTATTTAATTATAAACAAAAATAGTAAAAACAAAATTAACTACACAGTTTTTGATAAAGTTAAAGTTACCTAAATATGTGAAAACATCATCTATTGTGAAATAACAACAATCACCTAAAACATCATCTATATTGAAATGGAGGGAGTATTATTTTTTTTGGTAAAAAAAAAATTTTGGTAAAATTTTTAAATACTACTATTGTTTTGTTTATAATTGAATCTTTGGATGAGTTGTGTAATGTGGTGGTCGAATAAGATAATCTATTTCGATGCGACTTCCGTTATTTTTAAGTCTTCTACAACTTGGAACGTTAACAATGAAAAATTTTCTAAACCTTTTTTATTATACTTTTTTTTTCATCCAACTGAACGTGATTAACTAGAAAACATATGAAGCAAACCTGGAAACACAAACTTGGTGGACAAGCATTTGATGGAAGAAGCAAATGATTACGTTATATACTTGACAATAATCCAATTTATAAAACAAAGAACAAACTCTGAATATACAAAAAAAGGATGTCTGATGTATTTATCAGAGAAAGCAGTTTCATACGATTTAGGTTCTAGATCGTATATCACCAGTGCCTTTTGATAAATAATCATGGAACAACAAATTCTTCAAATTGAAATAGTCTTCAAATTCTTTAGGCTCCTTGCCACTCCCTCTATGTCTCTATCTTTCTCTTTTGTACTTGGCTTAGCTAATGTTTATGCTGACTGCATTGCTAAGTCTGCTCTCTTGTTCCTCTGTTCTACAGAAGGATTGTATAGACCCCTTTAATTAAGTAACGAATTTGATGTTGCCCAAAAAAAAAAGAATATTGAGGAAATGTGGAGGGAAAACTGATGTGTTTTCAAATAAATAAAGCCTAAGTTAAGGCCTATGTAAATTGGGTTATGGACTTCATAATAAACATTATGGTGTTATTTTGTTTAGTTGCGGTCGCTTAGGGTCTTGGCGGTCAATATGGCTTTTTGAGACTCCGAAGGGACAACTATAATCCAATGCTCATAATACACATCTCTGGACTATATATTATTTTTTGTAAAAATTCTCTGGATTATAATCCTCCATTTCTAACTGTAAGTAGTTTTAAATATTTAAGAAGCTGTAATTTGAAAAAAGAAATATCATTTAATCAATTAATTTAACCGATTATGAAAAACCTAACATTATTTCATTGGTCACACAGTATTCAATAAATGAAAAGATGCATTAAAATATGTAAACTAGTTATAATGTGAAACAAATTCTTTTTGCTAGAACTACTTATATTTAGAAGCGGAGAGAGTATTTGCCAACTAATTTATTAATTAAGCACACATTTCAATATAATCAAAATAGATAAGCTCATCAAGCACAAATCTCTATTTCCAGAGACGACCACTTTTTCGACACAGCTAGTTGAGCCCTTGATTTTAGTATCACATTTAACTTCATATAAATTTGAAAAATAAGATGGATATAACAACAGCCTAGCATATATATTTCTGTTTATCATATTATTATATGTCTTGAATTGGAAAAGTATTGGTTCGCCATTACACTGGAAAGAAACATTCGCATATTTTGTTTACTTGGTAATAGATGAAATCAAAATTAGCGGTCAAACACACAAGATATAGGCACTCCGGACGCGCAAAACAGAGTCACAGTTATCTGGATATACACATAAACACTAAAATATTTGTATTTAAAGATAAGGTTACAAAGAATTCAACAAAGCGTCAAGGTCCTATTGACATTTTATTTTTATCTCTTACAAATATACTGAGGTTTATCATGTACGGCCTTTTCTTCTGCCATGTTTCGGCCATCTACGAAGAGACATTTGGCTTTACATTTTGGGATATTACAAAAATATTTTTCAACGGATTTTGTATGGATGAAATTAGTGCTTATAAAACAAAATAGCTCATGCACGTTACTTGGGTGGGGGTTGCCGGCTGATTTAGGATTTGCATTTCAATTTTCTTGCTCACGTATTGAATTTAGAAACGACATAATATTTATCTAAGAAATCAAACTAAAACTGATTAGACTTGGTATCTGAAAATAATGTACGAGAATATACATTACAAGAGATTAGAGTTTATATGTGAAAATAATATACGAGAATATATACATTATAGTAATATATATGTTAAATAACATTTATTCGGTTTAGATCGAACAAAATATCACTACTGAAAACATACATCAATATCCGTATAGAAAAACATATTTATATCAAATCAAATAGTCTAATACCATCTTAAAATTCATTGGCTCAATTAAAATCCGTGAGCAAAATATATAAATAATACTCCATATATATGTGAAGTTCCTAACATAACAAACCAACCACCTACAAAGGCATTTTTACTAGATATAAGAATACACACTTGCTTGGATATACCCAAATGATCTTTAAACAATTCTACAAAAAAAACTTGGAATCATGACGACGAATATTCACTACTCCATATCCACACTACTACAACAAGACAAATCCTTCATATTATAATTTGTGAATTGTATATTAATTATACTATGAAATTGGGGGATCAAGTTATATACATAATTTATTAACAAAAGCTAAGATTCGACTTGCAATGCAACGACTCGACTTCTCTTTCAAGATAATGATCCTTGAGAGACCCTATAGAGCCATATATTTGTTCTCTTTATAAAGAGACACAACCCCATCCTCTTGTTTAAAGAGTACTGCACAGCTATCAAAAGGTGGATTAATCTGTAAAATCACCATGATTAAGAGCTTAAGCAATATGATGAAATATAACGAGAAACGTGAAAAATGTTGTGAGTACATCGAAGCTCTTGAAGAAGAACGCCGCAAGATCAATGTCTTCCAACGCGAGCTTCCACTTTGCTTAGAGCTTGTCACTCGAGGTATAATTCTATACATAGATACATATGCATCTACGTTTGTATATATAATATAACGTATTTTCGGATGTAGGTCGCAATATCTCGATCTGTTTGCAGATTAAAAATTCTAACAGAAAATTCCGATTTATGTATATTGACATCTACAATAAGTATGTATTAGATATTAAGACGGAGTTGTGTGTAAATATGTGGATTGGTGTTAGATCTAAAGATTCAAATTATTTATTGATTTTGGAATTTTAGCGATCGAGGCATATAAAAAGGAAATATCAGGGACTACGACAGATACCTTGTACGGACAACCAGAGTGCTCGGAGCAGACCACCGGAGAATGTGGACCCGTCTTGGATCTGTTCCTACCTGTCAAACAATCTTCAGCCTCCACAGATGAGGAAGAAGAAGAGGTTTATGAAGATGATGATGTTGAACACGAATCTCATGACACAGGCATAGATTTCGTTGATAAGAACATGAAATCTGAATGGCTCAAGTCTGTTCAGCTTTGGAACCAACCTGAGGCAGTTCCCGTTAGTAAATCGGTAAGATACTAACTAATAAAGGGCTTTGCATCTTGATATATTTTATTTGTTTATATATAATATATATATATATATATATATATATATAATTTAACACCGATATTTTTTGAAATATAAACATAATCTTTGCGTTTTAAAAAATCGTGAAATTTCATTTTAATTTGTTTTGAGGATAAACAAGTATGAGAATAGAGACTATGGCCTCTATTGTTTCAATTGCAATTTAGGCGTTCATGTTAATATGAGTAAAAAAAGTTTTTGTAATATAAAACATTGTTCATTATAAAATAAGTTTACAAATAACTAAATAAATGCAAAACGCAGATATGGAGTTCTCTCCTTTTGGCTTTTACGTTCACATCTAAGAAAGATGCTAAAGATAAATACTCCATACGTTTCATTTTAATTGTCGTTTTAGCTTTATGCACACAAATTAAGAAAACATATGATTTTGTATATTTTCAAAACAAAAACACAATTATCTATACATCTAACCATATTTTAACCAATAAAAAAATAAAATGAAGAATCTTATTAATACATTTTTCATTGAAACTCTAAAACGACGCTTATTTTGAAACAAATTTTTTTCTCGTACAGCAACAATTAAATGAAACGGAGGGTGTAATAGTCTCAAGCTTATACTTGTCTTGCGTTTTCAGGAGCGCTCACAACAAGAAACACAAACGGTGGTAGAACCGATCAAAGAAAATGACAATGGAGCAGGGTCTCATCAGCCGCCATGCTATGAAATGAGCAACGAAAAAAATGACTATATTATATCTCTTGCGACTACTAGTAGCGGAAGCGGTCGACAAAAGACGGAGGCTGAGAGAGGCGGAAGCGGTGGCAGGAGCAGTCGGAGAGGGCAAAGAAAGCAGAGAAGGTGTTGGTCGCATGAGTTGCACAGACGCTTCTTGAACGCTCTTAAACAGCTTGGTGGTCCTCATGGTGCGTTTTTTGATTTCATTTGACATTTTTAATATCCATTTCTGATTAGGGTTCATGAAAGTCAATTAATTCGTACCGTAATGGGATTTTGCAGTAGCTACGCCGAAACAGATTAGAGAGCTTATGAAGGTTGACGGGTTAACAAATGATGAAGTCAAGAGTCATTTACAGGTTAGTAAAAGTAAAATTTAAAAATAGAATTTCCATAATTGGTAGAAAATTTAAATATGTTTCTATGCCAAATTAAGACACTCGCGCACGTGGATTTTGAATACTACAGTTAAAGTTTGTCGGTTTATATATCCTTTTTAAAAGCAACTGACTGAATTTATTTTCTTCAAAAAGTTTGCCTACATTTTTTTGTCTTTTATTTTTTTTCTTGGATAATAAATAGAAATACAGACTGCATACAAGACGACCTAGCCAAACAATTCCTAACAACAGAGACTCTCAAACTCAACATTTCGTGGTCGTCGGTGGAATTTGGGTCCCACAGGCTAACCACTCCAAGGCGAACGCAGTCGCATCACGTAAGACAACCACCGGGATTTACGGGCCTATGGTCAGCCCGTTACCGTCGGAGTGGCCGAGCCATTCAAATTTTGGTCGGGAGATTTCGGAAGAAAGATCAAGATGCTCTAACAAAGGAATTGTTCGGTGTAGCTCACCAGCAATGTCTTCTTCTACTCGTACAAAGACTAAAAATTCAAAATTGTCATAAGTCATTTTGATAATTATATATTAAAAGGATATAGGCATTGAAATGAAAGAGTTTATATATATATAGATGTTTGGAGCGACACTCTGTATACTATTATATTACATAGGCTAAATTTAACTTTGATTGTACTTTTTACATATGGTTATCCCTTTGTTTCGCAAAAAAAAAAACAAAAAAAATCAATTTGACACCTTTTACAAAATTTTAAATTATTATAATGTAATTATATTTTTATTAGTTACACATATTTGATCAATAGTATTTAAAATAAATAAACTATTTATAAGATCAATATATTTAAAATTAATATTAAGCTTGAGTTAAGTATAAAATGCATTTAGAATTTAAAATGATATTCTTTTCGTAATAAGAAAAAGTGTTAAAATGATATTTTTGGCGAAAAAAGAGAGAGTATTATATAAATCAAAGATGTATCCAACTATAGAATTTACAGCTGATATGTAAAAACTCTAAATAATTACGTTGATTAATTGGCACGGCGCATTACATTAAACGAATATATATTTTGACCACATCGTTTTGGACTAGTCTAAACATGCACAGATGGAATGCATTGAAACCGTTACATGAACTAGTAGTAAATAAAACGTCTTCTTCCAATTCGTTTTTAATCTTTTTAAATCTCTAAAAAGTCATGCATACAGAAGCGAAAGTATTGATATTAACATATTTTTAGAACTTCAGCCATCACAAATATAATATTTCTTGCCCTAAATATACGTATTGTCGGCCACGTTTATGTATACTAATCATATAGTTGTCACACAGATGACATTAGAGAAAACATACTATATCTTTGGAAAAAAGGAAAATCTAAAATATTTGTATGCTATACAAAAAGACCAGGAACTTGCGAGTCGGAAGACATTACATGGTTCATTCATGTGAAGAATATGCCGGAATCTGAAGAGCATAATCTAAATTTTCCTGTATATAAAATATAACTA is a genomic window containing:
- the LOC106304501 gene encoding probable transcription factor KAN3 isoform X2, with the protein product MIKSLSNMMKYNEKREKCCEYIEALEEERRKINVFQRELPLCLELVTRAIEAYKKEISGTTTDTLYGQPECSEQTTGECGPVLDLFLPVKQSSASTDEEEEEVYEDDDVEHESHDTGIDFVDKNMKSEWLKSVQLWNQPEAVPVSKSERSQQETQTVVEPIKENDNGAGSHQPPCYEMSNEKNDYIISLATTSSGSGRQKTEAERGGSGGRSSRRGQRKQRRCWSHELHRRFLNALKQLGGPHATPKQIRELMKVDGLTNDEVKSHLQKYRLHTRRPSQTIPNNRDSQTQHFVVVGGIWVPQANHSKANAVASRKTTTGIYGPMVSPLPSEWPSHSNFGREISEERSRCSNKGIVRCSSPAMSSSTRTKTKNSKLS
- the LOC106304501 gene encoding probable transcription factor KAN3 isoform X1 gives rise to the protein MIKSLSNMMKYNEKREKCCEYIEALEEERRKINVFQRELPLCLELVTRAIEAYKKEISGTTTDTLYGQPECSEQTTGECGPVLDLFLPVKQSSASTDEEEEEVYEDDDVEHESHDTGIDFVDKNMKSEWLKSVQLWNQPEAVPVSKSERSQQETQTVVEPIKENDNGAGSHQPPCYEMSNEKNDYIISLATTSSGSGRQKTEAERGGSGGRSSRRGQRKQRRCWSHELHRRFLNALKQLGGPHVATPKQIRELMKVDGLTNDEVKSHLQKYRLHTRRPSQTIPNNRDSQTQHFVVVGGIWVPQANHSKANAVASRKTTTGIYGPMVSPLPSEWPSHSNFGREISEERSRCSNKGIVRCSSPAMSSSTRTKTKNSKLS